Proteins from one Bacteroidota bacterium genomic window:
- a CDS encoding lysophospholipid acyltransferase family protein codes for MQIACFILRIDPQRTLTQLTTLWARTMLWILNVNVTARWQSDVHQQSPHMIVANHQSYVDVIIIASIMPTLFVAKDDVRSWPVFGWLASLGGTLFIDRKAFRGALHSMEQIAKALRCGINVQVFPEGTSTNGSAVLPFRSALFNAAISSCSAILPLSVNYESINSSQVNNVNRDFLCWYGEMTFTNHFWRLLSLQSAHVSVVIHPSIRFGEADSAKTISQAAFSSVVNGFRRIE; via the coding sequence ATGCAAATAGCATGTTTTATTCTCCGAATTGATCCGCAGCGAACACTCACTCAGCTTACAACGTTATGGGCAAGAACAATGTTGTGGATTTTGAATGTGAACGTTACCGCGCGTTGGCAGTCGGACGTTCACCAACAATCGCCACACATGATTGTAGCGAACCATCAGAGCTATGTTGATGTCATTATTATTGCTTCAATTATGCCGACGCTCTTTGTTGCAAAAGACGATGTCCGATCGTGGCCAGTGTTTGGATGGCTGGCATCGCTCGGTGGGACGCTGTTCATCGATCGAAAAGCATTTCGGGGCGCACTACATTCTATGGAACAGATTGCCAAAGCGCTCCGTTGCGGGATTAATGTTCAGGTTTTTCCTGAAGGGACTTCGACAAATGGAAGCGCAGTCTTACCATTCCGCTCCGCATTGTTTAACGCAGCTATTTCTTCATGCAGTGCTATCCTACCATTATCAGTCAACTACGAATCGATCAATTCTTCACAAGTCAATAACGTCAATCGTGATTTTCTTTGTTGGTATGGAGAGATGACGTTCACCAATCATTTTTGGCGTTTGCTCTCTTTGCAATCTGCCCATGTTTCTGTTGTGATTCATCCTTCGATACGTTTCGGAGAGGCAGACAGCGCTAAAACAATCTCCCAAGCAGCGTTTTCGTCAGTGGTTAACGGCTTTCGAAGGATTGAATAA
- a CDS encoding carboxypeptidase-like regulatory domain-containing protein encodes MNNRNIITLIILGTLLLATLVTAQEQSTLDKIRQQQALQGGTLLGKVSDEKTGEDLIGANVFIVNTKLGISTDIDAKFQIKKIPEGTYDVRVSFLGYETKLISGVEFKNAEQKILNISLSEDQGIQQQEVVISATAIKSGEGAILAERKKAASIGDGISSEQMKKAPDATSGDALKRVTGITLVDNKFVFVRGVTDRYNQTTLNGASVTSTSVDKKSFSFDMLPSSLLENMNVAKTATPDLPGDFTGGLVQLNTLDFPEKRTVKFVYTGSYNSITTFEAFNRTQGGGKDWFGADDGIRSFPNEIQTAAQLNQLGAKLPNTWAPRGSKAPMAQSFSISLADRYDIDEDQLGIVAAYSYRNNFQRTNFNFNDISSTFSQSFVHKQYSGSQDRFSVLWGGILDLSYKFADLHKITFKNNYNKTAEDKYIKTSGEDFDNDQYVRSYLSEWEERGMLSNQFGGEHKLPELLNMNIDWLLFFSEANTDQPDRKQVDYNLSRGYAKTDPFSVNTQPEYTKRAWASLYDRSLGEKVNIVIPVDNAKIKLGLLNEQKNRHYDIRYYSISPLASNFDLALYGIDSVFAQNNFGIGKFNYFDYTNPSDKYSAKQESFASYVMLDVPFSIAELNFRFAGGVRMEHSIQNVFTNGNFSSVAPVVSTIAKRDFLPSINFTYILNEVQNLRFAYSQTVNRPEFRELAGVQFYDFNKYEYVVGNLRLTRALARNYDVRYEIFPDAGDLMAVSYFYKNISHPIEEFRVVNAATYRSWKNASKATNFGWEFEIRKNLGFIQEYLRNFQLVANYTRIYSEVPYHEISGVSSFVDGVRQMQGQSPYTYNISLFFVEPDLGTSINILYNEYGSRIDAIGNTGVGDLNVMEHKRGTVDFSLTQPLSSLMNGLEAKYTVKNLNNQSAVFTHGANEYRNNITGISHSMQLSFNF; translated from the coding sequence ATGAACAACAGAAACATCATCACTCTTATTATTCTTGGAACGTTATTGCTCGCAACGTTAGTGACGGCTCAGGAACAAAGCACGCTCGATAAAATCCGTCAACAACAAGCGCTGCAGGGAGGCACGCTTCTTGGTAAAGTGAGCGATGAAAAAACCGGTGAAGATTTGATTGGTGCGAATGTCTTTATTGTAAATACCAAATTGGGTATTTCAACAGACATTGATGCTAAATTTCAAATCAAAAAAATACCGGAAGGGACGTATGATGTGCGAGTATCATTCCTTGGGTATGAAACCAAATTGATCTCCGGTGTTGAATTCAAGAATGCCGAACAAAAAATACTCAATATCAGTCTGAGTGAGGATCAAGGGATTCAGCAACAGGAAGTTGTTATCAGCGCGACAGCGATTAAATCCGGTGAAGGGGCAATCCTGGCCGAACGAAAAAAAGCAGCGAGCATTGGCGACGGAATCAGTTCAGAACAAATGAAAAAAGCACCCGATGCAACATCGGGCGACGCATTAAAGAGAGTCACCGGAATTACTCTGGTGGACAATAAATTTGTCTTCGTCCGCGGAGTAACGGATCGTTATAACCAGACTACACTCAACGGCGCTTCCGTTACCAGCACCAGTGTTGATAAAAAAAGTTTTTCGTTCGACATGCTTCCTTCCAGTCTTTTGGAAAATATGAATGTTGCGAAAACAGCTACTCCGGATCTTCCGGGAGATTTTACGGGCGGACTTGTTCAACTAAATACGCTCGATTTTCCGGAAAAGCGTACTGTAAAATTTGTGTACACCGGATCCTATAACTCCATTACGACGTTCGAAGCATTCAATCGCACGCAAGGGGGAGGAAAAGATTGGTTCGGTGCCGACGACGGGATTCGAAGTTTCCCAAATGAAATTCAAACGGCTGCTCAGCTCAATCAGCTTGGTGCGAAACTGCCTAATACCTGGGCGCCGCGCGGATCAAAAGCGCCCATGGCTCAATCGTTCAGTATTTCGCTCGCCGATCGATACGATATTGACGAAGACCAATTGGGAATTGTTGCTGCTTACTCATACCGAAATAATTTTCAGCGGACAAATTTCAATTTCAACGATATTAGTTCAACGTTTTCCCAATCCTTCGTTCACAAACAGTATTCCGGCTCGCAAGATCGGTTTTCTGTACTGTGGGGCGGCATTCTTGATCTTAGTTATAAGTTTGCCGATTTGCATAAAATCACCTTCAAAAACAATTACAACAAAACTGCTGAAGATAAATATATTAAAACTAGTGGCGAAGATTTTGATAACGATCAGTATGTCCGTTCGTACTTAAGTGAATGGGAAGAACGCGGGATGCTTTCCAATCAATTTGGCGGCGAACATAAACTGCCTGAATTGCTGAATATGAATATTGACTGGCTGTTATTTTTCTCAGAAGCAAACACAGATCAACCGGACAGAAAACAGGTGGATTATAATTTAAGCCGCGGATATGCCAAAACCGATCCATTTTCAGTAAATACTCAGCCGGAATATACAAAACGAGCCTGGGCATCACTCTATGATCGTTCTCTCGGTGAAAAAGTGAACATCGTTATTCCGGTTGATAATGCAAAGATTAAACTTGGATTATTAAACGAGCAAAAAAATCGTCACTATGATATTCGATATTATTCTATCTCCCCATTAGCTTCAAATTTTGACCTTGCATTATACGGGATAGATTCAGTCTTTGCCCAAAACAATTTTGGCATCGGTAAATTTAATTATTTTGATTATACCAATCCTTCGGATAAATATTCTGCCAAACAAGAATCATTTGCGTCCTATGTAATGCTTGATGTTCCATTTTCCATTGCGGAATTGAATTTCCGCTTTGCAGGTGGAGTACGAATGGAACATTCCATTCAAAATGTTTTTACCAATGGAAACTTTTCAAGCGTTGCACCTGTCGTTTCCACAATTGCAAAACGTGATTTTCTTCCCTCTATAAACTTCACATACATTCTCAACGAAGTTCAAAATCTCCGGTTTGCGTACAGCCAAACAGTGAACCGTCCGGAATTTCGTGAGTTGGCGGGCGTTCAATTTTATGATTTTAATAAATATGAATATGTTGTCGGTAATTTAAGATTGACGCGGGCGCTTGCAAGAAACTATGACGTTCGATACGAGATTTTTCCTGATGCAGGAGATCTTATGGCAGTAAGTTATTTTTACAAAAATATTTCTCACCCCATCGAAGAATTCCGTGTAGTGAATGCTGCTACATATCGCAGCTGGAAAAATGCTTCCAAAGCAACAAATTTTGGATGGGAGTTCGAGATCCGTAAAAACCTCGGATTCATTCAGGAATATCTTCGAAATTTCCAGTTAGTGGCAAATTACACTCGCATTTATTCCGAGGTTCCGTATCATGAAATTTCCGGAGTTTCAAGTTTTGTAGATGGAGTTCGGCAAATGCAGGGACAATCCCCGTACACATATAATATTTCTCTTTTCTTTGTTGAACCAGATCTCGGAACATCAATCAACATTCTCTACAATGAATACGGTTCGCGTATTGATGCAATTGGAAACACCGGCGTCGGTGATTTGAATGTGATGGAACACAAACGCGGTACCGTCGATTTTTCATTGACGCAGCCATTGAGTTCCTTAATGAACGGCCTTGAAGCAAAGTACACTGTAAAAAATCTTAACAACCAGTCTGCTGTGTTTACTCATGGAGCAAACGAGTATAGAAATAACATCACCGGCATTTCACACTCCATGCAATTGAGTTTTAACTTTTAA